One genomic region from Cardinium endosymbiont of Dermatophagoides farinae encodes:
- a CDS encoding NAD(P)H-dependent glycerol-3-phosphate dehydrogenase, with product MASKHLYKMVAVLGAGKFGTAVANLVAPNVSRVFLYTHKAERVAEINSSAADVPLAANVMVTTDLPMVLRTCLVIFPVVPAAKFRGLVQQMAPDLTSDHILIHGTKGLHLYQDGDTPLGRGVVTMSSIIFRETVVQQIGCLAGPNLSAFLAKKHPAVTVVASNAQSVLSVGEKLLTSDWLRVYLSSNLQGVEICSVLKNIFAIGAGIVGGMGYQLNTYAFFITSAISEMRYILTTMRIRKGDLLGPAGLGDLIATCGSTASRNYTIGYRLTKGEKLADILSTAKEVSEGVQTVQLIREAMQSYDRSAPMVEAIYRMLFEDLPLKEGVDAMLDG from the coding sequence AAAATGGTAGCGGTTTTAGGAGCTGGTAAGTTTGGCACTGCTGTTGCAAACCTAGTAGCACCTAATGTAAGCCGTGTGTTCTTGTATACGCATAAAGCAGAACGTGTGGCGGAAATAAACAGTAGCGCTGCTGATGTGCCATTGGCAGCCAATGTGATGGTTACGACTGATTTGCCAATGGTCCTGCGCACTTGTTTGGTTATTTTTCCTGTGGTTCCTGCTGCTAAATTTCGTGGATTGGTCCAACAGATGGCTCCAGATCTTACATCAGATCATATATTAATACATGGGACGAAGGGATTGCATCTGTATCAAGATGGTGATACACCCTTGGGTAGGGGTGTGGTTACGATGAGTAGCATAATTTTTCGAGAAACGGTGGTCCAACAAATTGGTTGTTTGGCTGGCCCTAATTTGTCTGCATTTTTAGCTAAAAAGCATCCTGCTGTTACAGTCGTTGCCAGTAATGCTCAAAGTGTTTTATCTGTAGGGGAGAAGCTTTTAACCAGTGATTGGTTGCGTGTCTATCTTAGTTCTAATCTGCAGGGTGTAGAAATATGTAGTGTGCTGAAAAATATTTTTGCTATTGGTGCCGGTATAGTAGGAGGGATGGGCTATCAGTTGAATACCTATGCTTTTTTTATTACCTCGGCCATCTCAGAAATGCGTTATATCTTGACCACTATGCGGATCCGCAAAGGTGACTTATTAGGGCCAGCTGGTCTTGGAGATTTAATAGCCACTTGTGGCAGCACGGCTAGTAGAAATTATACCATTGGCTATCGTTTGACAAAAGGTGAAAAGCTAGCCGATATCTTAAGCACGGCAAAGGAGGTTTCCGAAGGGGTGCAAACGGTTCAACTCATTCGCGAAGCGATGCAATCTTATGACCGGAGTGCGCCAATGGTAGAAGCGATCTATCGCATGCTTTTTGAAGATCTTCCATTAAAGGAAGGCGTTGACGCTATGCTTGATGGGTGA
- a CDS encoding queuosine salvage family protein — protein MGGSAHLSVSDAFNGRIGLEVSLFGIEYETNAGFIFNWDVLNFSFFSKSITTISSMFSIGYNFNKLMGFDRFCSANGHASQETSKK, from the coding sequence TTGGGTGGCAGCGCTCATCTTTCTGTCAGTGATGCTTTTAATGGTAGAATAGGATTGGAAGTCAGTCTTTTTGGTATAGAATATGAAACCAATGCAGGATTTATTTTTAACTGGGATGTGCTAAACTTTTCATTCTTTTCAAAATCTATAACGACCATCTCATCAATGTTTTCAATAGGGTACAACTTTAATAAATTGATGGGTTTTGATCGTTTTTGTTCAGCAAATGGCCACGCTAGCCAGGAAACAAGCAAAAAGTAA
- the mfd gene encoding transcription-repair coupling factor — translation MSGVLFSLTFTFILQINDFIALYEKNEVVTKLTDYLKEDPQNRAMHLEGMQGSLDALLIAALQQNCNQLQLVVVENKEEALAIYGDLTHLLPAHPVLLFPSLEQKEDKYKTIQNKRSAIIQAISENSAAPLVVTHIAAVLEKILDPSLVTTMCSNIHVGQTLSFQTLEKMLQRFTKVDFVYSPGQFAIRGGIIDIYSMNQSFPYRIELWGDQVSTIRIFDPKDQKSFKKTNVATILSNPETTTTKQLNYTSFGACLPAGSCIWLKNKKKILAAPKSSASSDTLDTVESFMASIIPFHQILFGASIVSENDLVLTYNAEKQPFFKQNFSLLADDLYKRNAQEYDIYITATAAGQFARLHTILEAQAHKTTFTPLLLSLREGYIDHTAKIVCYSDHQIFNRYYKYEPPKRHTTTETLLADACRKLEIGDYVVHSDYGIGRFSGLHSLQINNQKQEAIRLIYKNNDTVYVNVHELYKISKYTSKDGTTPGMHTLGSSAWGRKKNSVKKQIKDIAKELIALYAARKKTLGFAFGADTLLDAALAASFCYEETPDQAVAIAAVKEDMESSTPMDRLVCGDVGFGKTEIAIRAAFKAATSGKQVAVLVPTTILALQHYNSFINRLANLPIHVSYINRFKTKQEIEQTRSDTASGKVDILIGTHKLLTNGVKFKDLGLLIIDEEQKFGVSAKEKLKKMRLNVDTLTLTATPIPRTLHFSLMGARDLSILATPPTNRLPVQTKLHGFDEQLIKEAIEDEIARGGQVFFVHNRVSNINAMAQNLSALLPTARICVAHGQMAGSMLEEKILQFIVGRYDILVATSIIESGIDMPNVNTIIINDSHLLGLSDLHQMRGRVGRSNVQAFCYLLIPEDATLTPEAKLRLAALEECSALGDGFKLAMRDLDIRGAGDLLGSAQSGFISDIGFDTYCKILEEAVEEVKHNDFKALFGKEAKTLPSECSIETNCEALLPPEYVQSTTQRMTLYSRLHELKNMDQLTHFKEELIDRFGPLPTATDTLLETVQLRWEAERIGFQKISFKNQRLHCYLGADFQKRNGNMWDHIMHYMQAHPTCCQLKKLGDNLMLTITGKIDNVISARNLLAIIGMADQDGFR, via the coding sequence ATGTCCGGGGTTTTATTTTCATTAACCTTTACTTTCATCTTGCAGATCAACGATTTCATAGCGCTGTACGAAAAAAATGAAGTGGTAACCAAGCTTACAGACTACCTAAAAGAGGATCCCCAAAACAGAGCGATGCACCTAGAAGGTATGCAAGGGAGCTTAGATGCACTACTTATTGCAGCACTGCAACAAAACTGCAACCAGCTACAACTGGTTGTAGTGGAAAACAAAGAAGAAGCATTGGCTATCTATGGGGACCTCACTCATCTATTGCCTGCCCATCCTGTACTACTTTTTCCCAGTTTAGAACAAAAAGAGGATAAGTATAAAACGATTCAAAACAAACGATCAGCTATTATACAGGCTATAAGCGAAAATAGCGCTGCGCCATTAGTGGTTACCCATATAGCCGCCGTTTTGGAAAAAATCTTGGATCCATCTCTGGTGACCACTATGTGCTCTAATATACATGTAGGCCAAACGCTATCATTCCAAACATTGGAAAAGATGCTTCAAAGATTTACAAAAGTAGATTTTGTCTATAGCCCAGGTCAGTTTGCTATACGTGGCGGCATTATTGACATTTATAGCATGAACCAGTCGTTTCCCTACCGAATAGAACTATGGGGCGATCAAGTTTCCACCATTCGCATCTTTGACCCTAAAGACCAAAAGTCTTTTAAAAAGACAAATGTAGCAACTATCTTATCGAATCCAGAAACGACAACGACAAAACAATTAAACTATACCTCTTTTGGGGCTTGTCTACCAGCAGGGAGTTGTATTTGGCTAAAAAATAAAAAAAAGATCTTAGCAGCACCAAAAAGTAGTGCATCAAGTGATACCTTAGACACTGTGGAAAGCTTTATGGCATCCATTATACCCTTTCACCAAATTCTATTTGGAGCATCTATTGTTTCAGAAAACGACCTAGTACTAACCTATAATGCTGAAAAACAGCCTTTTTTCAAACAAAATTTTAGCCTTTTAGCAGATGACCTCTACAAAAGGAATGCGCAGGAGTATGATATATACATTACAGCTACTGCTGCAGGGCAATTTGCCCGACTGCATACTATTTTAGAAGCACAAGCGCACAAAACAACTTTTACGCCACTACTGCTGAGCTTACGAGAAGGTTATATAGACCATACAGCCAAAATAGTCTGCTATAGCGATCACCAAATCTTTAATAGATACTACAAGTATGAACCACCCAAACGGCATACTACAACTGAAACCCTACTTGCCGATGCATGCAGGAAACTAGAAATTGGAGATTATGTGGTACACAGTGACTACGGGATTGGTCGATTTTCCGGATTACATTCCTTACAGATCAATAACCAAAAGCAAGAAGCCATTCGACTGATCTATAAAAACAACGACACGGTATACGTCAATGTACACGAATTATATAAAATCAGTAAATATACCAGCAAAGACGGCACAACGCCTGGGATGCATACATTGGGCAGTTCCGCCTGGGGGCGTAAAAAAAACAGCGTTAAAAAACAGATCAAAGACATTGCCAAGGAGCTGATTGCACTTTACGCAGCACGCAAAAAAACGTTAGGATTTGCTTTTGGAGCAGATACGCTACTAGACGCAGCATTAGCCGCTTCCTTCTGCTATGAGGAAACCCCAGACCAAGCGGTGGCCATTGCCGCTGTTAAAGAAGATATGGAAAGCTCCACCCCTATGGATCGACTGGTTTGTGGCGATGTGGGGTTTGGCAAAACAGAAATCGCGATTCGTGCAGCTTTTAAGGCAGCAACAAGTGGCAAGCAAGTCGCTGTGCTGGTGCCTACTACGATTTTAGCGCTACAGCATTACAACTCCTTTATCAATAGGTTGGCCAACCTACCGATTCATGTCAGCTATATCAACAGATTTAAAACCAAACAAGAAATTGAGCAAACGCGCTCCGATACAGCTTCTGGAAAAGTGGATATTCTAATTGGCACACACAAGCTACTCACAAACGGTGTTAAGTTTAAAGATTTAGGGCTATTGATTATCGATGAAGAACAGAAATTTGGGGTAAGTGCTAAAGAAAAGTTAAAAAAGATGCGTTTAAACGTAGACACATTAACCCTAACCGCTACACCTATTCCACGCACCCTTCATTTTTCGCTGATGGGTGCCAGGGATTTAAGTATTCTGGCTACCCCTCCTACCAATAGGCTACCTGTCCAAACAAAGCTTCATGGCTTTGATGAGCAGCTTATTAAAGAAGCCATAGAAGATGAAATAGCCCGTGGCGGACAAGTCTTTTTTGTGCACAACAGGGTAAGCAATATCAATGCCATGGCGCAAAATCTATCAGCGCTACTGCCCACCGCACGCATCTGTGTTGCGCATGGTCAAATGGCCGGATCTATGCTAGAAGAAAAAATCCTGCAGTTTATAGTAGGGCGTTACGATATACTGGTAGCAACCAGTATTATAGAATCTGGCATAGATATGCCCAATGTCAACACCATTATCATCAATGACAGCCATCTTTTAGGCCTTTCTGACTTACATCAAATGCGTGGCAGAGTAGGTCGTTCTAATGTACAAGCCTTTTGCTACCTATTGATTCCAGAAGATGCAACCCTTACACCAGAAGCAAAACTAAGGCTAGCTGCATTAGAAGAGTGTTCAGCATTAGGAGATGGCTTTAAGCTGGCTATGAGAGACCTAGACATACGTGGCGCAGGTGATCTACTAGGTTCCGCACAAAGTGGCTTTATATCGGACATTGGTTTTGACACCTATTGTAAAATATTAGAAGAGGCTGTAGAAGAGGTAAAGCATAATGATTTTAAAGCATTATTTGGTAAAGAGGCCAAAACGCTACCCAGCGAATGTTCCATTGAAACAAACTGTGAAGCACTTTTACCACCTGAATATGTGCAAAGCACAACGCAACGCATGACCCTGTATAGTAGACTACATGAACTTAAAAACATGGACCAGCTCACACACTTTAAAGAAGAACTCATAGATCGGTTTGGTCCATTGCCTACTGCTACAGATACCCTGTTGGAAACGGTACAACTCCGATGGGAAGCAGAACGGATTGGATTTCAAAAAATTTCATTTAAGAATCAACGCTTGCATTGCTACCTAGGCGCTGATTTCCAAAAAAGAAATGGGAATATGTGGGACCATATCATGCACTATATGCAAGCACACCCAACTTGTTGCCAGCTAAAAAAGCTAGGGGACAACCTGATGCTCACCATTACTGGAAAAATCGATAATGTCATTTCAGCAAGGAATCTACTGGCTATTATAGGGATGGCTGATCAGGATGGTTTTCGGTAA
- the trmB gene encoding tRNA (guanosine(46)-N7)-methyltransferase TrmB encodes MRKKRKRFEENKFLDHLIEPEKAIYKSIKGKWNLLYFQNNHPITLEIGCGHGAYTIGLAKIFPERNFIGIDIKGDRLWKGAQEAKASALQNVAFLRAQATHLLDFFEQDEVAEVWITFPDPRPKTRDIKRRLTSPRFLKLYKTILIQGGCVHLKTDSRLLFAYTLDLLQAQGIVPRNCTTDLYHSTLVNSHFGIQTTYEKRFIAQGMQIYYLSFALK; translated from the coding sequence ATGAGAAAGAAGCGCAAGCGTTTTGAGGAAAATAAATTTTTGGATCATCTTATAGAACCAGAAAAGGCAATCTATAAAAGCATCAAAGGAAAATGGAATCTTTTGTATTTTCAAAACAACCATCCCATTACGCTAGAAATTGGTTGTGGCCACGGCGCCTATACCATTGGATTGGCTAAAATATTTCCAGAAAGAAACTTTATAGGCATTGACATCAAAGGAGACCGGTTGTGGAAGGGTGCACAAGAAGCAAAAGCGTCTGCACTACAAAATGTTGCCTTTCTACGTGCACAAGCAACCCATCTTTTAGATTTTTTTGAACAAGATGAAGTAGCTGAGGTTTGGATTACCTTTCCAGATCCTAGGCCTAAAACCAGGGATATAAAACGTAGGCTCACCAGCCCTCGTTTTTTAAAACTATATAAAACGATACTGATACAAGGGGGATGCGTCCACTTAAAAACAGATAGTCGCTTACTCTTTGCGTATACATTAGATTTGCTCCAAGCGCAAGGGATCGTACCACGCAATTGTACAACAGATTTATATCATTCTACATTAGTAAATAGCCATTTTGGCATCCAAACCACTTATGAAAAACGGTTTATAGCGCAAGGGATGCAGATCTATTATCTATCTTTTGCATTAAAATAA
- the map gene encoding type I methionyl aminopeptidase, with amino-acid sequence MIKIRTGSELKLLQRAGHIVALCHDLLKNTIQPGVDSLALDTMVEEVIRSNGAEPIFKGYRGFPNATCVSINDGVVHGIPNNRLLQEGDIVSIDIGVKYKGYIGDSAWTYPIGKISDEKKFLLAHTEKALWEGLRVIKAGIHLSTISHAIGHYATQHKLSIVKELGGHGVGTMLHESPQIPNYGKPSRGPILKAGMVLAIEPILNLGYPAIKTLQDGWTIVTKDGKDSAHFEHTIAVEEEGYTILTNLMANAV; translated from the coding sequence ATGATAAAAATACGGACCGGTTCTGAGCTAAAGTTATTGCAGCGAGCGGGTCATATTGTAGCGCTTTGCCATGACCTTTTAAAAAATACCATTCAGCCAGGTGTAGATAGTCTAGCTTTAGACACAATGGTGGAGGAAGTCATCCGCAGCAATGGTGCTGAGCCTATATTTAAGGGATATCGTGGTTTTCCAAATGCTACTTGTGTCTCTATAAACGATGGTGTAGTACATGGCATACCAAATAATCGACTGTTACAGGAGGGGGATATTGTTAGCATTGACATAGGTGTCAAATATAAGGGCTACATTGGCGATAGTGCATGGACCTATCCTATAGGCAAGATTTCTGACGAAAAAAAGTTTTTATTAGCGCATACAGAAAAAGCTTTATGGGAGGGCCTACGTGTGATTAAAGCAGGCATTCACCTTTCTACCATTTCCCATGCCATAGGTCACTATGCTACACAACATAAGCTGAGTATTGTAAAAGAATTGGGTGGGCACGGTGTAGGCACCATGCTGCATGAATCGCCTCAGATTCCAAACTATGGCAAACCCAGTAGGGGGCCTATTTTAAAGGCAGGTATGGTCCTGGCTATAGAACCTATATTGAACTTGGGTTATCCGGCCATTAAAACCTTGCAAGATGGTTGGACCATTGTCACCAAAGATGGAAAAGATTCCGCCCACTTTGAGCATACCATTGCTGTTGAAGAAGAGGGGTATACCATCTTAACCAATTTAATGGCAAATGCGGTTTGA
- a CDS encoding protein-L-isoaspartate(D-aspartate) O-methyltransferase, protein MDQDNFYTQRLAMVNDQLVARNIRDVSVLAVMKTIPRHLFVPDNVKKYAYSDAPLGIGYGQTISQPYIVAFMTETAMLDHDAKVLEIGTGSGYQAAILASLCKEVYTIESVSALGERAKALLNQFAYHNLYVRVGDGYKGWPEQAPFDAIIVTAAPDQVPKTLIDQLKENGRLIIPVGEFEQQLIRITRTKDGIKQETLLPVRFVPMVKAKG, encoded by the coding sequence ATGGACCAAGATAATTTTTATACACAGCGATTAGCAATGGTCAATGACCAGTTAGTAGCCAGAAATATAAGGGATGTCAGTGTATTGGCCGTGATGAAAACAATACCGAGGCATCTTTTTGTTCCTGACAATGTTAAAAAATATGCATATTCAGATGCGCCCCTAGGAATAGGATATGGTCAAACTATCTCTCAACCCTATATAGTAGCCTTTATGACAGAAACAGCAATGCTTGACCATGATGCAAAAGTCTTGGAAATTGGTACGGGGTCTGGCTACCAAGCGGCTATTTTGGCCTCATTATGTAAAGAGGTCTATACAATAGAATCCGTCAGTGCTTTAGGAGAAAGAGCTAAAGCACTGCTGAACCAATTCGCATATCATAATCTTTATGTTCGGGTAGGAGATGGATATAAGGGTTGGCCAGAGCAGGCCCCTTTTGATGCAATTATAGTTACAGCAGCTCCTGATCAAGTGCCAAAAACATTGATTGATCAACTTAAAGAAAATGGGAGATTGATTATACCTGTAGGTGAATTTGAGCAACAATTGATACGCATTACTCGAACGAAAGATGGGATTAAACAAGAAACACTTTTACCGGTAAGATTTGTACCTATGGTGAAGGCAAAAGGATAA
- a CDS encoding DUF2188 domain-containing protein has product MTERRGHFFHVTHSKSDDKWYVREVKWKDSATLAFNSKDEATKKAEELAKKVEMGHVVIHDERGKFETVENF; this is encoded by the coding sequence ATGACTGAAAGAAGAGGACATTTTTTTCACGTTACGCATAGCAAAAGTGATGACAAATGGTATGTCAGAGAAGTCAAATGGAAAGATAGTGCAACGCTTGCCTTTAATAGTAAAGACGAAGCTACTAAAAAAGCTGAAGAGCTAGCAAAGAAAGTAGAGATGGGCCATGTAGTCATTCATGATGAACGGGGAAAATTTGAAACTGTTGAAAATTTTTAA
- a CDS encoding Hsp20/alpha crystallin family protein, whose protein sequence is MMDNIFDNFYSLFPDLFTTKDRNLVPSIDVSETNTGYQIDAELPGIELKDIDVQVDGNLLTIKGKKEENIENKEKNYFMQERHIGSFQRSISLPNNAAIEQINAKLKDGILQLTIPKKKEAITKRIEIKS, encoded by the coding sequence ATGATGGATAATATCTTTGACAATTTTTATTCTTTGTTTCCAGATTTGTTTACAACAAAAGATAGAAATTTAGTACCAAGCATTGATGTTTCTGAAACCAATACGGGTTATCAAATAGATGCAGAACTTCCTGGTATTGAGTTGAAGGACATAGATGTTCAGGTAGACGGGAACTTACTTACTATCAAGGGAAAAAAAGAAGAAAATATTGAGAACAAGGAGAAAAACTACTTTATGCAAGAAAGGCATATAGGTTCTTTTCAGAGATCCATTTCTTTGCCCAATAATGCTGCTATAGAGCAAATAAATGCTAAACTTAAAGACGGAATATTACAGCTTACGATTCCTAAAAAGAAAGAGGCGATAACTAAAAGGATAGAGATCAAAAGTTAG
- a CDS encoding ChaB family protein, with translation MPYDINEALPESIQKHLPKHAQDIYREAFNHAYKEYQDPDKKRDKDDSVEKISHRVAWSAVKKV, from the coding sequence ATGCCATATGATATAAATGAAGCGTTACCAGAATCTATACAGAAACATTTACCTAAGCATGCTCAAGACATTTATAGGGAAGCATTTAACCATGCTTATAAAGAATATCAAGATCCTGATAAGAAACGCGATAAAGATGACTCAGTAGAAAAAATAAGCCATCGTGTTGCTTGGAGTGCTGTAAAAAAAGTATGA
- a CDS encoding dihydrofolate reductase, which translates to MIISLIVAMSLNSVIGKQNKLPWHLPADLQEFKKQTQGHHLLMGSHTFHAIGRILPGRISIVVSTKMDQSVVGYHVVRSIEEAIQLAKAQEESELFVIGGGKIYEQTLPLADRIYLTKIHAIVPGDTYFPVLGKEWIASAMRSCKADAKNPYDYEFILLEKECKK; encoded by the coding sequence ATGATTATATCCCTTATTGTAGCGATGTCGTTAAATAGCGTCATTGGCAAGCAAAATAAGCTTCCTTGGCATCTTCCTGCTGATTTGCAAGAATTTAAAAAACAGACACAAGGCCACCATTTGCTAATGGGTAGCCATACTTTTCATGCGATTGGGCGTATTTTACCAGGTCGGATTAGTATAGTAGTCAGTACAAAAATGGATCAGTCCGTTGTTGGTTATCATGTGGTACGCAGTATAGAAGAAGCTATACAGCTGGCAAAAGCCCAAGAAGAATCAGAGTTATTTGTTATTGGCGGAGGAAAGATTTATGAACAAACTTTACCTTTAGCCGATAGAATTTATTTAACAAAGATTCATGCTATTGTACCGGGAGATACCTATTTTCCTGTTCTAGGGAAAGAATGGATAGCATCTGCGATGCGTTCTTGTAAAGCAGATGCAAAAAATCCTTATGATTATGAATTTATTCTATTAGAAAAGGAATGCAAGAAATAA
- the dnaN gene encoding DNA polymerase III subunit beta encodes MEFTISSALLSQQLTAISGVITRNPVVPILENFLFQIDHNRLVVTASDLQTSISATLAIQSDAQISVAIPARMLLDTVKNLPEQSISLAINPDSYTVSIKSDNGQYKLAGESANDFPQLATLDDGIALEVELDVLRNILQKTIFATSNDELKPAMSGVYIELTNAMATFVATDGHRLVRYIREDLKASTQNPIIVPKKSLLLLNGLLGGRDRRIGFIFDRHKIQFSIDNIKVISRLVDERYPDYENVIPKEHTSKLTINKPALVSALRRTAIYANKATHQVKLTLVDNQLTISAEDLDFSNEAQEQLICNYEGLPLEIGFNAKLLLEILASITTEEVECFFWGLIKLF; translated from the coding sequence ATGGAATTTACCATATCATCGGCTTTGCTTTCACAGCAGCTAACTGCCATTAGTGGGGTTATAACCCGTAATCCGGTTGTTCCAATCTTAGAAAATTTTCTTTTTCAGATAGATCACAATCGTTTAGTGGTTACAGCATCAGATTTGCAGACCTCTATTAGCGCTACTTTGGCCATTCAATCAGATGCGCAAATAAGTGTGGCCATACCTGCTCGTATGTTGCTGGATACGGTTAAGAACCTACCAGAGCAGTCTATTAGCTTGGCCATTAACCCAGACTCTTATACTGTTTCTATTAAATCTGATAATGGGCAGTATAAATTGGCAGGGGAGAGTGCCAATGATTTTCCACAGCTAGCTACCTTAGATGATGGCATAGCCTTAGAGGTAGAACTAGATGTGTTGAGGAATATTTTACAAAAAACCATATTTGCAACCAGTAATGATGAGCTAAAGCCTGCTATGTCTGGTGTATATATAGAATTAACCAATGCTATGGCTACTTTTGTAGCCACGGATGGACATCGGTTGGTCCGTTATATTCGTGAAGATCTGAAAGCATCTACACAAAATCCGATTATTGTGCCTAAAAAATCATTGCTACTTTTGAATGGGCTGTTGGGTGGTAGAGATAGGAGGATTGGTTTTATTTTTGATCGACATAAAATCCAATTTAGTATCGATAACATTAAAGTGATTAGTAGATTAGTGGACGAACGATATCCAGACTATGAGAACGTCATACCCAAGGAACATACCAGTAAGCTTACTATAAATAAGCCTGCCTTGGTGAGTGCGCTTAGACGCACAGCTATTTATGCCAATAAAGCAACCCATCAAGTAAAGTTGACCCTTGTGGACAATCAATTGACCATTTCAGCAGAGGATTTGGACTTTTCTAATGAAGCACAGGAGCAACTTATTTGTAACTATGAAGGATTACCCCTAGAAATAGGGTTTAATGCAAAGCTTTTATTAGAGATACTTGCCAGCATCACAACAGAAGAAGTAGAATGCTTTTTCTGGGGGCTAATAAAGCTGTTTTAA
- a CDS encoding esterase/lipase family protein: MSYIFYIFKSILLYLLLIPGVSHAKSSSSKNQHQPLIVLLHGLGNHASSFKSMKQKLEQSCPDAFVFTPKSVEGMKSIELSISKQAEMIFQEICSKVANLKDRAILLVGHSQGALTGYAFLKQYEDTLKNIKGLVTLAAPWEGLRALG, from the coding sequence ATGTCATACATCTTTTATATATTTAAATCGATTTTGCTTTATTTATTGCTTATTCCAGGCGTCTCGCATGCAAAGTCATCTTCATCTAAAAATCAGCATCAACCATTAATTGTTTTACTCCATGGATTAGGGAATCATGCATCCTCCTTTAAGTCGATGAAGCAAAAGCTTGAGCAATCCTGCCCTGATGCTTTTGTTTTTACGCCAAAGAGTGTGGAAGGCATGAAGAGCATCGAGCTTTCTATAAGCAAACAGGCTGAAATGATTTTTCAAGAGATTTGCAGCAAGGTAGCAAATCTTAAAGATAGAGCTATACTGTTGGTAGGTCATAGTCAAGGTGCCTTGACTGGTTATGCATTTCTCAAGCAATATGAAGATACTTTAAAAAATATAAAAGGGCTAGTTACGTTAGCTGCGCCATGGGAGGGGCTGCGGGCGCTAGGGTAG
- the rfbB gene encoding dTDP-glucose 4,6-dehydratase, with the protein MQKLLVTGGAGFIGSHCIQLFLKKYPDYYIVNLDKLTYAARIAFALQEQPNYYFVEGDITDFALVWALFQKFNFDGVIHFAAESHVDRSIIDPLLFIKTNIEGTGVLLHAAYSHWFKAASQPRNPNHRFVYISTDEVYGALDDHNKQFTETDALAPSNPYSASKAAGECLVSAYAHTYGLHTVITRSTNNYGRYQYPEKLIPMVLKNALQAQPIPLHGDGSSIRDWLHVEDHCRAIDCIFHKGQIGQSYNIGANEEWTNLEITWMICQILDRLKPLSGRSYTSFIRFTTERIGQDRRYALDCTKIKETLGWAPSIALQEGIEHLVRSEIEQD; encoded by the coding sequence ATGCAAAAGTTATTAGTAACGGGTGGAGCTGGCTTTATAGGTTCTCATTGTATTCAATTATTTTTGAAAAAATATCCTGATTATTATATTGTTAACCTAGATAAGCTTACCTATGCTGCTCGTATAGCCTTTGCACTGCAGGAGCAGCCAAACTACTATTTTGTAGAAGGAGATATAACCGACTTTGCATTGGTCTGGGCATTATTTCAAAAATTTAATTTTGATGGGGTTATTCATTTTGCTGCTGAGTCACATGTAGATAGATCAATTATTGATCCACTTCTTTTTATAAAGACCAATATAGAGGGCACTGGTGTGCTGTTGCATGCAGCTTATAGCCATTGGTTTAAAGCAGCAAGTCAGCCAAGAAATCCGAATCATCGGTTTGTATATATTTCTACGGATGAAGTCTATGGTGCATTAGATGATCACAATAAACAGTTTACAGAAACCGATGCTCTTGCGCCAAGTAATCCCTATAGTGCCAGCAAGGCTGCAGGGGAATGTTTGGTTAGCGCTTATGCCCATACATATGGGCTTCATACAGTTATTACCCGTTCGACCAATAATTATGGGCGGTACCAATATCCAGAGAAATTGATTCCTATGGTTCTAAAAAATGCATTACAAGCGCAACCTATTCCATTGCATGGAGATGGAAGTAGCATTCGAGATTGGTTGCATGTGGAGGACCATTGTAGGGCTATCGATTGCATTTTTCATAAAGGCCAAATTGGCCAATCTTATAATATTGGTGCCAATGAAGAGTGGACCAATCTTGAAATCACATGGATGATTTGCCAAATACTAGATCGTTTGAAACCGCTAAGCGGAAGATCTTACACTTCTTTTATTCGCTTTACTACTGAAAGAATAGGCCAAGATAGACGCTATGCACTTGACTGCACAAAAATTAAAGAAACACTAGGATGGGCGCCATCTATTGCGCTACAAGAAGGCATAGAGCATCTTGTGCGTAGTGAGATCGAACAAGATTAA